One region of Catenuloplanes indicus genomic DNA includes:
- a CDS encoding NADH-quinone oxidoreductase subunit NuoF family protein — MSTGVVPPVGCIGPARLTAGFEDFGRLDLYAHLEVHGDLRPLSADDLIDLAEKIKLTGRGGAGFPFHRKVKAVVESADRQDRAPVVVVNATEGEPPSWKDKMLLTRAPHLILDGAALAAWALEAEEIVIGVADDGVGQSSLEEALAERRMPAPTRIVTVPHRFIAGEGGALVRGINGEAHIPPGIKQRSSESGVNGQPTLLSNAETYSQIAVAARLGPQEYTAVGTKKEPGTVLLTVGGSAAQHMVLECPTGVPLREVLDICGATEGPGILVGGYHGKWITWENAQKAEISRESFAAIGGTLGAGMIIPLGNDTCPLGEASRIVRYLAGESAGQCGPCRLGLPDVANQFQLLTASGSAAAEQAVRNAAGMVRGRGACSHPDGTSRFALTALEVFAEDIKRHRLGEGCGKPVKKLLPIPNELPGGPSIGKLKLDWARCDGHGLCAEVFPELIKLDGNGYPTFPDAPVPIWLESAARKAILVCPALALHLDKGGSDRDKGKPKPAPRRR, encoded by the coding sequence GTGAGCACAGGCGTTGTGCCTCCGGTGGGGTGCATCGGCCCGGCCCGGTTGACGGCGGGATTCGAGGACTTCGGCCGTCTGGACCTCTATGCCCACCTGGAGGTCCACGGCGACCTGCGCCCGCTGTCCGCCGACGATCTGATCGACCTCGCCGAGAAGATCAAGCTCACCGGCCGCGGTGGGGCGGGCTTCCCGTTCCACCGCAAGGTGAAGGCCGTCGTCGAGTCCGCGGACCGGCAGGACCGCGCACCGGTCGTGGTGGTCAACGCCACCGAGGGTGAGCCGCCCTCGTGGAAGGACAAGATGCTGCTCACCCGGGCACCGCATCTGATCCTGGACGGGGCTGCGCTCGCCGCCTGGGCGCTGGAGGCCGAGGAGATCGTCATCGGCGTGGCCGACGACGGCGTCGGCCAGAGCTCGCTGGAGGAGGCGCTGGCCGAGCGCCGCATGCCGGCCCCGACCCGGATCGTGACCGTCCCCCACCGGTTCATCGCCGGTGAGGGCGGCGCGCTGGTCCGCGGCATCAACGGCGAGGCGCACATCCCGCCGGGAATCAAGCAGCGCTCGTCGGAGAGCGGCGTCAACGGCCAGCCGACGCTGCTGTCGAACGCGGAGACGTACTCGCAGATCGCGGTCGCGGCCCGGCTGGGACCGCAGGAGTACACCGCGGTCGGCACGAAGAAGGAGCCGGGCACGGTCCTGCTCACGGTCGGCGGCTCCGCCGCGCAGCACATGGTGCTGGAGTGCCCGACCGGCGTGCCGCTGCGCGAGGTGCTGGACATCTGCGGCGCCACCGAAGGCCCCGGCATCCTGGTCGGCGGCTACCACGGCAAGTGGATCACCTGGGAGAACGCGCAGAAGGCGGAGATCTCCCGGGAGAGCTTCGCCGCGATCGGCGGCACGCTCGGCGCCGGCATGATCATCCCGCTGGGCAACGACACCTGCCCGCTCGGCGAGGCCAGCCGGATCGTCCGCTACCTGGCCGGTGAGTCGGCCGGACAGTGCGGCCCGTGCCGGCTCGGCCTGCCCGACGTGGCCAACCAGTTCCAGCTGCTCACCGCGTCCGGCTCGGCCGCGGCCGAGCAGGCGGTGCGGAACGCGGCCGGCATGGTCCGCGGCCGCGGCGCGTGCAGCCACCCGGACGGCACGTCCCGGTTCGCGCTCACCGCGCTGGAGGTGTTCGCCGAGGACATCAAGCGTCACCGGCTCGGCGAGGGCTGCGGCAAGCCGGTCAAGAAGCTGCTGCCGATCCCGAACGAGCTGCCCGGCGGCCCGAGCATCGGCAAGCTCAAGCTGGACTGGGCGCGCTGCGACGGTCACGGGCTCTGCGCCGAGGTCTTCCCCGAGCTGATCAAACTGGACGGCAACGGCTACCCGACGTTCCCGGACGCGCCGGTCCCGATCTGGCTGGAGTCGGCCGCGCGCAAGGCGATCCTGGTCTGCCCCGCGCTCGCACTGCACCTGGACAAGGGCGGCAGCGACCGGGACAAGGGCAAGCCGAAGCCCGCGCCCCGGCGGCGCTGA
- a CDS encoding ankyrin repeat domain-containing protein: protein MFDLARSGDTEELAANVDAGVPANLTNDKGDTLLILAAYHNHPETVAALLARGADHTRVNDRGQTALAAAVFRQNAETVTILLGAGARPEDGSPSALATADFFSLPAMRALLENAESRP from the coding sequence ATGTTCGACCTGGCCCGCAGCGGGGACACCGAGGAGCTCGCCGCGAACGTGGACGCCGGCGTGCCGGCGAACCTGACCAACGACAAGGGTGACACGCTGCTGATCCTGGCGGCCTACCACAACCACCCGGAGACCGTGGCCGCGCTGCTGGCCCGGGGCGCCGACCACACGCGGGTGAACGATCGTGGGCAGACCGCGCTCGCGGCCGCGGTCTTCCGGCAGAACGCGGAGACGGTGACGATCCTGCTCGGCGCCGGTGCCCGGCCGGAGGACGGCTCGCCGAGCGCGCTCGCCACCGCGGACTTCTTCTCGCTGCCCGCGATGCGCGCACTGCTGGAGAACGCGGAGAGCCGGCCGTGA
- a CDS encoding VOC family protein → MVARLNPYINFRGQAREALEFYRGALGGEVQVMTFGQYGQEGPLADQVMHGQLETPSGMTLMAADTPPDVEITSGSVITICLSGDEAESLRAQWERLSDGATVHTPLATQMWGDEYGQLTDRFGIGWMVNIGAPRE, encoded by the coding sequence ATGGTGGCTCGGCTCAACCCGTACATCAACTTCCGCGGCCAGGCGAGGGAGGCGCTGGAGTTCTACCGCGGCGCGCTCGGCGGCGAGGTACAGGTGATGACGTTCGGCCAGTACGGGCAGGAGGGGCCGCTCGCCGACCAGGTGATGCACGGGCAGCTGGAGACGCCGTCCGGGATGACGCTGATGGCCGCGGACACGCCGCCGGACGTGGAGATCACGTCCGGCTCGGTGATCACGATCTGTCTCAGCGGCGACGAGGCGGAGTCACTGCGCGCACAGTGGGAGCGGCTGTCGGACGGCGCGACCGTGCACACGCCGCTGGCCACACAGATGTGGGGCGACGAGTACGGGCAGCTCACCGACCGGTTCGGCATCGGCTGGATGGTCAACATCGGCGCGCCCCGGGAGTAG
- a CDS encoding alpha/beta fold hydrolase gives MSRLPVWFEARGAGPVIIFPCRTRKEHADLAERLADRFRVVRYLPRHVTGIDAPEGDAEDWVTWEEQEDGPAFWGGKPIEDFPVELEVADLHRVADEAGAARFVLAGYSGTAALAAFLAPLTPRAAGLLAGGFPILGSKEYWMGSAEGARLAYLTAGLRALADNAFATALMYRAWHDRDDRPALTALPGPKIVWYGANDGEPGCLLHESRPGIRLARRLRETRAELEACGVTVLELPGLDHLSVQAAPDTVAARLRVLLAGRTW, from the coding sequence ATGAGCAGACTCCCGGTCTGGTTCGAGGCGCGCGGCGCCGGACCAGTGATCATCTTCCCGTGCCGGACGCGCAAGGAGCACGCGGATCTCGCCGAGCGGCTGGCCGACCGGTTCCGGGTGGTGCGCTACCTGCCCCGGCACGTCACCGGCATCGACGCGCCCGAGGGCGACGCCGAGGACTGGGTGACCTGGGAGGAGCAGGAGGACGGCCCGGCGTTCTGGGGCGGCAAGCCGATCGAGGACTTCCCGGTCGAGCTGGAGGTCGCCGACCTGCACCGGGTCGCGGACGAGGCCGGCGCCGCACGCTTCGTGCTGGCCGGCTACTCCGGCACGGCCGCGCTCGCCGCGTTCCTCGCGCCGCTCACGCCGCGCGCGGCCGGCCTGCTCGCCGGTGGCTTCCCGATCCTCGGGTCGAAGGAGTACTGGATGGGCTCCGCCGAGGGTGCCCGGCTCGCGTACCTGACCGCCGGTCTGCGCGCGCTGGCCGACAACGCGTTCGCCACCGCGCTGATGTACCGGGCCTGGCACGACCGCGACGACCGGCCCGCGCTGACGGCGCTCCCCGGACCCAAGATCGTCTGGTACGGCGCGAACGACGGCGAGCCCGGCTGCCTGCTGCACGAGTCACGTCCCGGCATCCGGCTGGCCCGCCGCCTCCGCGAGACCCGCGCCGAGCTGGAGGCGTGCGGCGTCACGGTCCTGGAGCTGCCCGGCCTCGACCACCTGTCCGTGCAGGCCGCACCGGACACGGTCGCCGCCCGCCTGCGCGTGCTGCTGGCCGGCCGCACCTGGTGA
- a CDS encoding ATP-binding protein → MNAGGQVMMPAMSLGERLRAARDRFFVGRERELDAFRAVLRDGGVLGLHGPGGIGKSTLLRRLADEARDAGRTVSEVDGRTIEPSPAAFTAEVRRAGGSVLLVDAFEHCQGLEGWLRDVFLPRLPAGTTVVVAGREPCVAESRELGDLSPAEADRLLELRGVPAGSRPAVLSFTGGHPLALTLAATLPDGSLPGDAAPTVPPATAAPGGAPGTEPPAGVPGTAPTGGARGGTVPGGPPGGERSGRPWRPAPEVLASLLSALIGDVPSASHRRALEICAHAPHTTEALLADVLGRTGGVDPGALMRWLRGLPFTEDGRPGVTLHEMVREAVDADLRWRDPAEYERMHHAIGDHLLSRVRAAATPADSLAAARALAHLQRYGPAAEWLTLLPRHGHGYEDGLRPGDHDAITAMTRAAQGEEAAATVTFWLGAQPGSFRVYRRSTDDSAAGFLLWLRLPGDAPDAATLATADPLAAAALAHAERTRPLGAGEHVGMLRFMIDSTAYDEVTSAMHTLQLRVYALWITSGRLAWTYVPAAGAPKWERLLGLVGHHPAGVTTTAGGREYTLFACDWRVTPRDVWFALATPPVTPAPPVAPALSRPDFDAAVRDALRDFHRPAALATSPLLGTRMTVAASRSAESGGAGDLVDALREVLTDAVDTLRDDPREARLHRVVATAFFHRLPTQVAAAERLGLSFSTYRRHLQRGLDLVCGHLWQHESTIP, encoded by the coding sequence ATGAATGCTGGCGGCCAGGTCATGATGCCCGCGATGTCGCTCGGCGAGCGCCTGCGCGCGGCGCGTGACCGGTTCTTCGTCGGCCGCGAGCGCGAGCTGGACGCGTTCCGCGCCGTGCTGCGCGACGGCGGGGTGCTCGGCCTGCACGGCCCGGGTGGCATCGGCAAGTCCACGCTGCTGCGCCGCCTCGCGGACGAGGCGCGGGACGCGGGCCGCACCGTATCCGAGGTGGACGGCCGGACGATCGAGCCGTCCCCGGCCGCGTTCACCGCCGAGGTGCGCCGGGCCGGCGGCTCCGTGCTGCTGGTCGACGCGTTCGAGCACTGCCAGGGCCTGGAGGGCTGGCTGCGGGACGTGTTCCTGCCCCGGCTGCCGGCCGGCACCACCGTGGTGGTCGCGGGCCGGGAACCGTGCGTGGCCGAGTCCCGTGAACTCGGCGACCTGAGCCCGGCCGAGGCGGACCGGCTGCTGGAGCTGCGCGGCGTACCCGCGGGGTCCCGGCCGGCCGTGCTGTCCTTCACCGGCGGTCACCCGCTCGCGCTCACCCTCGCCGCCACCCTCCCGGACGGCTCCCTGCCCGGCGACGCCGCACCCACGGTCCCGCCGGCCACGGCGGCGCCCGGCGGCGCACCGGGCACGGAACCGCCCGCCGGCGTTCCGGGCACGGCGCCGACCGGCGGCGCGCGGGGCGGAACGGTGCCCGGTGGACCGCCGGGCGGGGAGCGGTCCGGACGGCCGTGGCGGCCGGCGCCGGAGGTGCTGGCGTCGCTGCTCAGCGCGCTGATCGGTGACGTACCGTCGGCGTCGCACCGCCGCGCGCTGGAGATCTGCGCGCACGCGCCGCACACCACGGAGGCGCTGCTCGCCGACGTGCTCGGCCGGACCGGCGGCGTCGATCCGGGCGCGCTGATGCGCTGGCTGCGCGGCCTGCCGTTCACCGAGGACGGCCGGCCCGGGGTGACGCTGCACGAGATGGTCCGCGAGGCCGTCGACGCCGACCTGCGCTGGCGCGATCCGGCCGAGTACGAGCGCATGCACCACGCGATCGGCGACCACCTGCTCTCCCGGGTACGCGCGGCGGCCACGCCGGCGGACTCGCTCGCCGCCGCCCGCGCACTGGCCCACCTGCAGCGATACGGCCCGGCCGCGGAGTGGCTGACGCTGCTCCCCCGGCACGGCCACGGCTACGAGGACGGCCTGCGGCCCGGTGACCACGACGCGATCACCGCGATGACGCGCGCGGCCCAGGGCGAGGAGGCCGCCGCGACCGTGACGTTCTGGCTGGGCGCGCAGCCGGGCTCGTTCCGCGTCTACCGCCGGTCCACCGACGACTCGGCCGCCGGCTTCCTGCTCTGGCTGCGCCTGCCGGGCGACGCCCCGGACGCGGCCACACTCGCCACCGCGGATCCGCTGGCCGCGGCCGCGCTCGCGCATGCGGAGCGCACCCGGCCGCTCGGTGCGGGCGAGCACGTCGGCATGCTGCGCTTCATGATCGACAGCACCGCGTACGACGAGGTGACGTCCGCGATGCACACGCTCCAGCTGCGCGTCTACGCACTGTGGATCACGTCCGGCCGGCTGGCCTGGACCTACGTGCCCGCGGCCGGCGCACCGAAGTGGGAGCGCCTGCTCGGCCTGGTCGGCCACCACCCGGCCGGCGTCACCACCACGGCCGGCGGCCGGGAGTACACGCTGTTCGCCTGCGACTGGCGGGTGACCCCGCGGGACGTCTGGTTCGCGCTGGCCACGCCGCCGGTGACGCCGGCGCCGCCGGTCGCGCCCGCGCTGTCCCGCCCGGACTTCGACGCGGCCGTCCGTGACGCGCTGCGCGACTTCCACCGCCCGGCCGCGCTGGCCACCAGCCCGCTGCTCGGCACCCGGATGACCGTGGCGGCGTCCCGCTCCGCGGAGTCCGGCGGCGCCGGTGACCTGGTCGACGCGCTCCGCGAGGTGCTGACCGACGCCGTCGACACGCTGCGCGACGATCCGCGCGAGGCGCGTCTGCACCGCGTCGTCGCGACCGCGTTCTTCCACCGGCTGCCCACCCAGGTCGCCGCCGCGGAGCGCCTGGGACTGTCGTTCAGCACCTACCGCCGGCACCTGCAGCGCGGCCTCGACCTGGTCTGCGGCCATCTGTGGCAGCACGAGTCGACCATCCCGTAA
- a CDS encoding cysteine dioxygenase yields the protein MSALDLEAPGRVGRLRDIARRAAADPASWGVSPRFDATARWYARLFAAGDHEAWLLTWLPGQSTDLHDHGGSAGAFVLVSGALTEETVHAGADGAALRSTSFTAGDARPFGSQHVHRIVNTSAEPAVSLHVYGPALTRMTRYRLQDGALRVLEIDRAGVAW from the coding sequence ATGAGCGCACTAGACCTGGAAGCGCCCGGCCGCGTCGGCCGGTTGCGCGATATCGCCCGCCGGGCCGCCGCCGACCCCGCCTCCTGGGGTGTGTCGCCGCGGTTCGACGCCACCGCCCGGTGGTACGCGCGGTTGTTCGCCGCCGGCGACCACGAGGCCTGGCTGCTGACCTGGCTGCCCGGTCAGTCCACCGACCTGCACGACCACGGTGGCTCCGCCGGCGCGTTCGTCCTGGTCTCCGGCGCGCTCACCGAGGAGACCGTGCACGCCGGTGCGGACGGTGCCGCGCTGCGGTCCACCTCGTTCACCGCCGGTGACGCGCGTCCGTTCGGGTCGCAGCACGTGCACCGGATCGTGAACACCTCGGCCGAGCCCGCGGTCAGCCTGCACGTCTACGGACCCGCGCTCACCCGGATGACGCGGTACCGGTTGCAGGACGGCGCGCTGCGCGTCCTCGAGATCGACCGCGCGGGGGTGGCCTGGTGA
- a CDS encoding rhodanese-like domain-containing protein, producing the protein MITPWNSSVLGSCPAHHTAPAGSTGIADVLENARRRLRRLEPEDAHLAVHAGAMLVDIRPAAQRAATGEIPGALIIERNVLEWRLDPRSDARLPFADRYDLPVIVFCQEGYTSSLAAAALQELGLHLATDLTGGFRAWRNAGLPTFPPANAPRLQPSYQHA; encoded by the coding sequence GTGATCACGCCGTGGAACAGCTCGGTCCTCGGGTCGTGTCCGGCCCACCACACCGCGCCGGCCGGCTCGACCGGCATCGCCGACGTGCTGGAGAACGCGCGCCGCCGCCTGCGCCGGCTGGAGCCGGAGGACGCACACCTGGCCGTCCACGCCGGCGCGATGCTGGTCGACATTCGCCCGGCCGCCCAGCGCGCGGCCACCGGCGAGATCCCCGGCGCACTGATCATCGAGCGGAACGTGCTGGAGTGGCGGCTCGACCCGCGCTCCGACGCCCGCCTGCCGTTCGCCGACCGGTACGACCTGCCGGTGATCGTCTTCTGCCAGGAGGGCTACACGTCCTCGCTGGCCGCGGCCGCGCTCCAGGAGCTCGGCCTGCACCTGGCCACCGACCTCACCGGCGGCTTCCGCGCCTGGCGCAACGCGGGACTGCCCACGTTCCCGCCGGCCAACGCGCCCCGGTTGCAACCCAGCTATCAGCACGCCTGA
- a CDS encoding winged helix-turn-helix domain-containing protein: MSVIALAPRHQRSAAGPGRATTPGARRPAVTVTLSIPLGAGDNTRLLEVIRELAALGEGQVSVLDAPGGTAAIADLGGPVAEPELRLVADPAELTVYAGSRTVFVGREPLALTRLEFDLLHFFADNPRRVFSRVQLLSAVWGYEHAGVRTVDVHVRRLRMKLGTEVPLITTVYGVGYRLADDARVTIRTDG, encoded by the coding sequence ATGTCGGTCATCGCCCTCGCCCCCCGTCACCAGCGGTCCGCCGCCGGTCCCGGCCGCGCCACCACCCCCGGCGCCCGCCGCCCGGCCGTGACCGTCACGCTCTCCATCCCGCTGGGCGCCGGTGACAACACGCGCCTGCTGGAGGTGATCCGGGAGCTGGCCGCGCTGGGCGAGGGGCAGGTGTCGGTGCTGGACGCGCCCGGTGGCACCGCGGCGATCGCCGACCTCGGCGGCCCGGTGGCCGAGCCGGAGCTGCGGCTGGTCGCGGACCCGGCGGAGCTGACCGTCTACGCCGGCTCCCGGACCGTCTTCGTCGGGCGTGAGCCGCTCGCGCTCACCCGCCTGGAGTTCGATTTGCTGCACTTCTTCGCGGACAACCCGCGCCGCGTCTTCAGCCGGGTCCAGCTGCTCTCCGCGGTCTGGGGCTACGAGCACGCCGGCGTGCGCACGGTCGACGTGCACGTCCGCCGTCTCCGGATGAAGCTCGGCACCGAGGTCCCGCTGATCACCACGGTCTACGGCGTCGGCTACCGGCTCGCCGACGACGCCCGGGTGACGATCCGTACCGACGGCTGA
- a CDS encoding PhoX family protein, giving the protein MSGLHLIGGRSAMTCRYRCGNACAHAAPNESANPYFGDLLASRRTLFRAGAAGALVLGTGLPATAAPPSSTGALTFTPVPPNVLDRVVVPDGYESAVVIRWGDPILPGVPALDVHRQTPQRQERQFGFNNDFLGVLPLGRDRALLVANHEYTNEELMFPGFTSLDAMTVTQVEVAMAAHGMSVVEIERAGRSGRWRPVRGRRPYNRRFTMLSSPFRFDGPAAGSAWLRTAADPAGRTAIGTLNNCAGGVTPWGTVLSGEENVNQYFVGGDQAPEALKPRLARYGVAVSTRFPADSRRWERAQERFDLARHPNEAHRFGWIVEVDPYEPGSVPRKHTAMGRLKHEGANVIVSRRGNVAAYMGDDERFEYLYKFVSAGRYRPGDRRHNLSLLSTGTLYVARLTGDSPASEIDGTGTLPSDRAFDGTGRWVPLASGDRSCVPGMTVEEVLTFTREAGDAAGATKMDRPEDVQPSPRTGKIYAALTNNVERGVAGRPGVDEANPRRENRHGQVLEIVEDHGDHTGETFTWSLPIVCGDPDDPNTYFAGYAKSAVSPISCPDNVAFDAAGNLWLATDGNALGSNDGLFATPVEGPERGHLRQFLTVPPGAETCGPFLTGDGRSVFVAVQHPGEIDGATLDSPASRWPDGDFAKPAVTVAWRPDGGRVGS; this is encoded by the coding sequence ATGTCCGGTCTGCACCTCATCGGCGGGCGCTCCGCCATGACCTGCCGGTACCGCTGCGGCAACGCCTGCGCGCACGCGGCGCCGAACGAGTCGGCCAACCCGTACTTCGGTGACCTACTGGCCAGCCGCCGCACGCTGTTCCGGGCCGGCGCGGCGGGCGCGCTGGTCCTCGGCACCGGCCTCCCGGCCACGGCGGCACCGCCGTCGTCCACCGGCGCGCTGACCTTCACGCCGGTGCCGCCGAACGTGCTGGACCGGGTCGTGGTGCCGGACGGGTACGAGTCGGCGGTGGTGATCCGCTGGGGCGACCCGATCCTGCCCGGCGTACCCGCGCTGGACGTGCACCGGCAGACGCCGCAACGGCAGGAGCGGCAGTTCGGCTTCAACAACGACTTCCTCGGTGTGCTGCCGCTCGGCCGGGACCGGGCGCTGCTGGTGGCCAACCATGAGTACACCAACGAGGAGCTGATGTTCCCGGGCTTCACCTCGCTGGACGCGATGACGGTCACCCAGGTCGAGGTGGCGATGGCGGCGCACGGCATGTCGGTGGTGGAGATCGAGCGGGCCGGCCGGAGCGGGCGGTGGCGGCCGGTGCGCGGGCGCCGACCGTACAACCGGCGGTTCACCATGCTCTCCTCGCCGTTCCGGTTCGACGGGCCGGCCGCCGGCAGCGCCTGGCTCCGCACGGCCGCGGACCCGGCCGGCCGGACCGCGATCGGCACGCTGAACAATTGCGCCGGCGGTGTCACGCCGTGGGGCACGGTGCTGTCCGGTGAGGAGAACGTCAACCAGTACTTCGTCGGCGGTGATCAGGCACCGGAAGCACTCAAGCCCCGGCTGGCCCGGTACGGCGTCGCCGTGAGCACCCGGTTCCCCGCGGACTCGCGCCGGTGGGAGCGGGCGCAGGAACGCTTCGACCTGGCCCGGCACCCGAACGAGGCGCACCGGTTCGGCTGGATCGTGGAGGTCGACCCGTACGAGCCGGGCAGCGTGCCGCGCAAGCACACCGCGATGGGCCGGCTCAAGCACGAGGGTGCGAACGTGATCGTCTCCCGGCGCGGCAACGTGGCCGCGTACATGGGCGACGACGAGCGCTTCGAGTACCTCTACAAGTTCGTCTCCGCGGGCCGCTACCGGCCGGGCGACCGGCGGCACAACCTCTCGCTGCTCTCCACCGGCACGCTCTACGTCGCACGGCTCACCGGCGACAGCCCGGCGTCCGAGATCGACGGGACCGGGACGCTGCCGTCCGACCGCGCGTTCGACGGCACCGGCCGGTGGGTCCCGCTGGCCTCCGGTGACCGCTCGTGCGTACCCGGGATGACGGTCGAGGAGGTGCTCACGTTCACCCGGGAGGCCGGCGACGCGGCCGGTGCGACGAAGATGGACCGCCCGGAGGACGTGCAGCCGAGCCCGCGGACCGGCAAGATCTACGCGGCGCTGACCAACAACGTCGAGCGGGGCGTCGCCGGGCGCCCGGGCGTGGACGAGGCCAATCCGCGCCGGGAGAACCGGCACGGCCAGGTGCTGGAGATCGTCGAGGACCACGGCGACCACACCGGTGAGACGTTCACCTGGTCGCTGCCGATCGTCTGCGGCGACCCGGACGACCCGAACACCTACTTCGCCGGGTACGCCAAGTCCGCGGTATCCCCGATCTCCTGCCCGGACAACGTGGCGTTCGACGCCGCCGGAAACCTCTGGCTGGCCACCGACGGCAACGCACTGGGCAGCAACGACGGCCTGTTCGCCACGCCGGTCGAGGGTCCGGAGCGCGGCCACCTGCGGCAGTTCCTGACCGTGCCGCCGGGCGCGGAGACCTGCGGCCCGTTCCTGACCGGCGACGGCCGCTCGGTCTTCGTCGCGGTGCAGCACCCCGGCGAGATCGACGGTGCCACGCTCGACTCCCCCGCCTCCCGCTGGCCGGACGGCGACTTCGCCAAGCCCGCGGTCACGGTCGCCTGGCGCCCGGACGGCGGCCGGGTGGGCAGCTGA
- a CDS encoding DUF72 domain-containing protein has translation MIVVGTSGWQYKDWRGRFYPMRLPQRLWLEHYAERFGAVEANGAFYRLPERETFADWRARTPRDFRVAVKMSRYLTHVKRLREPAEPVARFMGRAEALGEKLGPVLLQLPPTLRAEHDALDETLRQFPRGVRVAVEPRHPSWWTPETRRLLERHGAALCWADRRSRPLTPRWRTADFGYLRLHEGRAAPWPHYGRDALTSWVRRLTETFGDGDAYLFLNNDQGGAAVGDAMTAARAAARASRKAPKGSARA, from the coding sequence GTGATCGTCGTCGGGACGTCCGGGTGGCAGTACAAGGACTGGCGGGGCCGGTTCTATCCGATGCGGCTGCCGCAGCGGCTGTGGCTGGAGCACTACGCGGAGCGGTTCGGCGCGGTCGAGGCGAACGGCGCGTTCTACCGGCTGCCGGAGCGGGAGACGTTCGCGGACTGGCGGGCTCGCACGCCGCGGGATTTCCGGGTGGCGGTGAAGATGAGCCGGTACCTGACGCACGTGAAGCGGCTGCGCGAGCCGGCCGAGCCGGTGGCGCGGTTCATGGGGCGGGCGGAGGCGCTCGGCGAGAAGCTCGGCCCGGTGCTGCTGCAACTGCCGCCGACGCTGCGGGCCGAGCACGACGCGCTGGACGAGACGCTGCGGCAGTTCCCGCGCGGCGTGCGGGTGGCGGTGGAACCGCGGCACCCGAGCTGGTGGACGCCGGAGACGCGGCGGCTGCTGGAGCGGCACGGTGCGGCGCTGTGCTGGGCGGACCGTCGCAGCCGGCCGCTGACGCCGCGCTGGCGGACCGCGGACTTCGGCTATCTGCGCCTGCACGAGGGACGGGCGGCGCCGTGGCCGCACTACGGGCGGGACGCGCTGACGTCCTGGGTGCGGCGGCTGACCGAGACATTCGGGGACGGGGACGCCTATCTGTTCCTGAACAACGACCAGGGCGGCGCCGCGGTCGGCGACGCGATGACGGCGGCCCGGGCCGCGGCGCGAGCCAGCAGAAAGGCGCCGAAAGGCTCAGCCCGCGCCTGA
- a CDS encoding exopolyphosphatase — translation MKHRLVTRSDFDGLVCAVLLRRLDMIDDVLFVHPKDVQDGVVDIRPTDILTNLPYAPQAHLVFDHHHSETLRVEGKPDNHVIDASAPSAARVVYDYYGGVARFPDLSFDLMDAVDKADSAAYSVEEILRPSGWTLLNYLMDSRTGLGRFQNFRISNYQLMMQLIDACLHHQDVEQILALPDVAERVRLYRDQSELFVAQLKRVTTLRNDVVVVDLRDEEIIHAGNRFMVYALFPEARVSVHVIWGRQKLNTVFAVGKSIVDRSSPVDVGEICLRYGGGGHLAAGTCQVPHDDAERVLGEIVAACSAPRVPA, via the coding sequence GTGAAGCATCGGCTGGTGACCCGGAGCGACTTCGACGGCCTGGTCTGCGCGGTGTTGCTGCGCCGGCTGGACATGATCGACGATGTGCTCTTCGTGCACCCCAAGGACGTGCAGGACGGCGTCGTGGACATCCGGCCGACGGACATCCTGACCAACCTGCCGTACGCACCGCAGGCGCACCTGGTCTTCGACCACCACCACTCGGAGACGCTGCGGGTCGAGGGCAAGCCGGACAACCACGTCATCGACGCGAGCGCGCCGTCGGCCGCGCGCGTGGTCTACGACTACTACGGCGGGGTGGCGCGCTTCCCGGATCTGTCCTTCGACCTGATGGACGCGGTCGACAAGGCGGACTCGGCCGCGTACAGCGTGGAGGAGATCCTCCGGCCGTCCGGCTGGACGCTGCTGAACTACCTGATGGACAGCCGCACCGGGCTCGGCCGGTTCCAGAACTTCCGGATCTCGAACTACCAGCTGATGATGCAGCTGATCGACGCGTGCCTGCACCACCAGGACGTGGAGCAGATCCTGGCGCTGCCGGACGTGGCCGAGCGGGTGCGGCTCTACCGGGACCAGTCGGAGCTGTTCGTGGCGCAGCTGAAGCGGGTCACCACGCTGCGCAACGACGTGGTCGTGGTGGACCTGCGGGACGAGGAGATCATCCACGCGGGCAACCGGTTCATGGTCTACGCGCTCTTCCCGGAGGCCCGCGTCTCCGTGCACGTGATCTGGGGGCGGCAGAAGCTGAACACCGTGTTCGCGGTCGGCAAGTCGATCGTGGACCGCAGCTCGCCGGTGGACGTGGGCGAGATCTGCCTGCGCTACGGCGGCGGTGGCCACCTCGCGGCCGGGACCTGCCAGGTGCCGCACGACGACGCGGAGCGGGTGCTGGGCGAGATCGTCGCCGCGTGCAGCGCACCGCGCGTGCCGGCCTGA